In Rattus norvegicus strain BN/NHsdMcwi chromosome 1, GRCr8, whole genome shotgun sequence, a genomic segment contains:
- the Zfp715 gene encoding zinc finger protein 665 isoform X1 has product MAEDTIFQQRTQPLGAQEQHESRERWMSFEDVTVNFSQEEWQQLDSAQRLLYQEVMLEIYSHLLSVGYSIPSPGVIFRLEKGKEAQAGKAEFPGQGCQEKSGTGTSPQKVSEKASVHSNMASEVTRDGSWCSLLQELWQGADITKKGQQNQILPFPPVSFLKKTLSKNSGHDYQKPGETIPLRSYLISTQEGLPQYCSLPKSLDLNLGANGPNERDRLIDIVASSQLLMPGSCNADRVVPHGGESYRSTGNGDVLSHKQPLIYGNHFQEKADQGSQCQEVLYAISLHKPEITLTVDRPIASYSGGKVFLYVSDSLSHPFQLKVDHLVHTGGDPYKCSSCEESFCTEAALQQHEQIHTEEKPYVCTLCGKAFSDGSAFYEHELIHKNHTPFICDICGKAFLRKSELTSHKQSHSGEKPYKCNDCGKSFKFPSQLKVHRQIHTGEKPYECRECGKSFSKTAKLKVHQRIHTGEKPYVCSQCGKAFNQKSILDRHEKLHPGEKPYKCSDCGKSFNYPSQLKVHCHSHTGEKPYKCHECGKSFNFPCELKVHYQNHTGEKPYKCRECWKLFSKMSQLKAHYRVHTGERPYKCSHCGKAFSTKEQVQEHERIHTGEKPFVCTECGKAFSSRSSFRKHQLIHTKEKPFVSQKCETGLQESTLTPHQQLHIGEKPYKCPDCGKLFNYPSQLKSHYQIHTGEKPCKCPDCGKSFSKTSQLKAHSRIHTGERPYVCSVCGKAFKQLSTLSRHEKIHMVEKPYKCNFCGKSFCSPSELKVHLLIHTGERPYKCNSCWKAFCTKVQLQEHERIHTGERPYVCTHCGKAFRSRSVFSKHKLIHRKVTPFICERCGKVFLQKSELTSHLQTHIEDKP; this is encoded by the exons AGGTGGATGTCTTTTGAGGATGTGACTGTGAACTTCAGCCAGGAGGAGTGGCAACAGTTGGATTCTGCTCAGAGACTCCTGTACCAGGAGGTGATGCTGGAGATCTACAGCCACCTCTTGTCAGTGG GGTACTCCATTCCCAGCCCCGGAGTCATCTTTAGGctggaaaagggaaaggaggCCCAGGCAGGAAAGGCTGAATTCCCAGGCCAGGGATGTCAAG AAAAATCAGGAACTGGTACCTCGCCACAGAAAGTGTCTGAGAAAGCTTCCGTTCATAGCAATATGGCAAGTGAAGTCACAAGAGATGGCTCATGGTGTTCCCTTTTACAAGAACTATGGCAGGGTGCTGACATTACAAAGAAAGGTCAACAAAACCAGATTCTACCtttccctcctgtttctttcctcaAGAAAACTCTGAGCAAAAATAGTGGTCATGACTATCAAAAGCCTGGGGAAACCATCCCTTTGAGATCCTACCTTATTTCAACACAAGAGGGTCTTCCACAATATTGCTCACTTCCAAAAAGTTTGGACCTAAACCTAGGAGCAAATGGTCCGAATGAAAGGGATCGGCTCATTGACATTGTTGCATCAAGTCAGCTTCTTATGCCAGGCTCTTGTAATGCTGACCGTGTGGTTCCTCATGGAGGAGAGTCATACAGAAGTACTGGGAATGGAGACGTTCTCAGCCACAAACAACCACTGATCTATGGGAACCATTTTCAGGAGAAAGCAGATCAAGGTTCTCAGTGTCAGGAGGTACTCTATGCCATATCTTTGCATAAACCTGAGATCACTCTCACTGTGGACAGACCGATTGCTTCCTACAGTGGTGGGAAGGTTTTCCTTTATGTGTCGGATTCATTGAGCCATCCATTCCAGCTGAAGGTGGACCATCTAGTTCACACTGGAGGGGACCCTTACAAGTGCAGCAGCTGTGAGGAATCCTTTTGCACTGAGGCTGCACTCCAACAGCACGAGCAAATTCACACAGAAGAGAAACCATATGTGTGTACTCTGTGTGGGAAAGCATTTAGTGATGGGTCAGCTTTCTATGAACATGAATTGATTCACAAGAATCACACACCTTTTATCTGTGACATTTGTGGGAAGGCCTTCTTACGTAAATCAGAGTTGACATCCCATAAACAAAGTCACAgcggagagaaaccttacaaatgcaatGACTGTGGGAAGTCATTTAAATTTCCATCCCAGCTGAAGGTACATCGTCAAATTCATACGGGTGAGAAGCCTTATGAATGCCGTGAGTGTGGAAAGTCATTCAGTAAAACAGCCAAACTCAAGGTGCATCAGCGAATTCACACAGGGGAGAAGCCTTATGTGTGTTCTCAATGCGGAAAGGCCTTCAATCAGAAGTCAATACTAGACCGGCATGAAAAGCTTCACCCTGGGGAGAAGCCTTACAAATGCAGTGACTGTGGGAAGTCATTTAATTATCCATCCCAACTGAAGGTGCACTGCCATAGTCATACAGGGGAGAAGCCTTATAAATGCCATGAGTGTGGGAAGTCATTTAATTTCCCATGTGAACTCAAGGTGCATTATCAGAATCACACGGGAGAGAAGCCTTACAAATGCCGTGAATGTTGGAAACTGTTCAGCAAAATGTCCCAACTGAAGGCACATTATCGAGTTCACACAGGAGAGAGACCTTATAAatgcagccactgtggaaaagCCTTCTCTACTAAGGAACAAGTCCAAGAGCATGAGAGAAtccatacaggagagaaaccctttgTGTGCACTGAATGTGGAAAAGCCTTCAGTAGCAGGTCATCTTTTCGTAAACACCAGTTAATTCACACTAAAGAGAAACCTTTTGTCTCTCAGAAATGTGAGACAGGCCTCCAGGAGTCTACTTTGACACCCCATCAGCAACTTCATATTGGTGAGAAGCCTTACAAGTGCCCTGACTGTGGGAAGTTGTTTAATTATCCATCCCAATTGAAGTCACATTATCAAATCCACACAGGAGAGAAGCCTTGTAAATGTCCTGACTGTGGGAAATCATTTAGTAAAACATCTCAACTGAAGGCACATTCTCGAATACACACAGGGGAGAGACcgtatgtgtgttctgtgtgtgggaaagccttcaaaCAGTTGTCAACATTGAGTAGACATGAAAAAATTCACATGGTGGAAAAGCCTTACAAATGTAATTTCTGTGGGAAGTCATTTTGTTCTCCATCTGAGCTAAAGGTGCATCTTCTAATTCACACGGGGGAGAGACCTTACAAATGCAACAGCTGTTGGAAAGCCTTTTGTACTAAGGTTCAACTCCAAGAGCATGAGCGAATTCACACAGGGGAGAGACCTTACGTGTGCACTCATTGTGGGAAAGCCTTTAGAAGCAGGTCAGTTTTCTCTAAACATAAGTTGATTCACAGGAAGGTAACACCTTTTATCTGTGAGAGATGTGGGAAAGTGTTCTTACAGAAGTCAGAGTTGACATCTCATCTACAAACTCacattgaagacaagccttaa
- the Zfp715 gene encoding zinc finger protein ZFP2 isoform X3 → MAEDTIFQQRTQPLGAQEQHESRERWMSFEDVTVNFSQEEWQQLDSAQRLLYQEVMLEIYSHLLSVEKSGTGTSPQKVSEKASVHSNMASEVTRDGSWCSLLQELWQGADITKKGQQNQILPFPPVSFLKKTLSKNSGHDYQKPGETIPLRSYLISTQEGLPQYCSLPKSLDLNLGANGPNERDRLIDIVASSQLLMPGSCNADRVVPHGGESYRSTGNGDVLSHKQPLIYGNHFQEKADQGSQCQEVLYAISLHKPEITLTVDRPIASYSGGKVFLYVSDSLSHPFQLKVDHLVHTGGDPYKCSSCEESFCTEAALQQHEQIHTEEKPYVCTLCGKAFSDGSAFYEHELIHKNHTPFICDICGKAFLRKSELTSHKQSHSGEKPYKCNDCGKSFKFPSQLKVHRQIHTGEKPYECRECGKSFSKTAKLKVHQRIHTGEKPYVCSQCGKAFNQKSILDRHEKLHPGEKPYKCSDCGKSFNYPSQLKVHCHSHTGEKPYKCHECGKSFNFPCELKVHYQNHTGEKPYKCRECWKLFSKMSQLKAHYRVHTGERPYKCSHCGKAFSTKEQVQEHERIHTGEKPFVCTECGKAFSSRSSFRKHQLIHTKEKPFVSQKCETGLQESTLTPHQQLHIGEKPYKCPDCGKLFNYPSQLKSHYQIHTGEKPCKCPDCGKSFSKTSQLKAHSRIHTGERPYVCSVCGKAFKQLSTLSRHEKIHMVEKPYKCNFCGKSFCSPSELKVHLLIHTGERPYKCNSCWKAFCTKVQLQEHERIHTGERPYVCTHCGKAFRSRSVFSKHKLIHRKVTPFICERCGKVFLQKSELTSHLQTHIEDKP, encoded by the exons AGGTGGATGTCTTTTGAGGATGTGACTGTGAACTTCAGCCAGGAGGAGTGGCAACAGTTGGATTCTGCTCAGAGACTCCTGTACCAGGAGGTGATGCTGGAGATCTACAGCCACCTCTTGTCAGTGG AAAAATCAGGAACTGGTACCTCGCCACAGAAAGTGTCTGAGAAAGCTTCCGTTCATAGCAATATGGCAAGTGAAGTCACAAGAGATGGCTCATGGTGTTCCCTTTTACAAGAACTATGGCAGGGTGCTGACATTACAAAGAAAGGTCAACAAAACCAGATTCTACCtttccctcctgtttctttcctcaAGAAAACTCTGAGCAAAAATAGTGGTCATGACTATCAAAAGCCTGGGGAAACCATCCCTTTGAGATCCTACCTTATTTCAACACAAGAGGGTCTTCCACAATATTGCTCACTTCCAAAAAGTTTGGACCTAAACCTAGGAGCAAATGGTCCGAATGAAAGGGATCGGCTCATTGACATTGTTGCATCAAGTCAGCTTCTTATGCCAGGCTCTTGTAATGCTGACCGTGTGGTTCCTCATGGAGGAGAGTCATACAGAAGTACTGGGAATGGAGACGTTCTCAGCCACAAACAACCACTGATCTATGGGAACCATTTTCAGGAGAAAGCAGATCAAGGTTCTCAGTGTCAGGAGGTACTCTATGCCATATCTTTGCATAAACCTGAGATCACTCTCACTGTGGACAGACCGATTGCTTCCTACAGTGGTGGGAAGGTTTTCCTTTATGTGTCGGATTCATTGAGCCATCCATTCCAGCTGAAGGTGGACCATCTAGTTCACACTGGAGGGGACCCTTACAAGTGCAGCAGCTGTGAGGAATCCTTTTGCACTGAGGCTGCACTCCAACAGCACGAGCAAATTCACACAGAAGAGAAACCATATGTGTGTACTCTGTGTGGGAAAGCATTTAGTGATGGGTCAGCTTTCTATGAACATGAATTGATTCACAAGAATCACACACCTTTTATCTGTGACATTTGTGGGAAGGCCTTCTTACGTAAATCAGAGTTGACATCCCATAAACAAAGTCACAgcggagagaaaccttacaaatgcaatGACTGTGGGAAGTCATTTAAATTTCCATCCCAGCTGAAGGTACATCGTCAAATTCATACGGGTGAGAAGCCTTATGAATGCCGTGAGTGTGGAAAGTCATTCAGTAAAACAGCCAAACTCAAGGTGCATCAGCGAATTCACACAGGGGAGAAGCCTTATGTGTGTTCTCAATGCGGAAAGGCCTTCAATCAGAAGTCAATACTAGACCGGCATGAAAAGCTTCACCCTGGGGAGAAGCCTTACAAATGCAGTGACTGTGGGAAGTCATTTAATTATCCATCCCAACTGAAGGTGCACTGCCATAGTCATACAGGGGAGAAGCCTTATAAATGCCATGAGTGTGGGAAGTCATTTAATTTCCCATGTGAACTCAAGGTGCATTATCAGAATCACACGGGAGAGAAGCCTTACAAATGCCGTGAATGTTGGAAACTGTTCAGCAAAATGTCCCAACTGAAGGCACATTATCGAGTTCACACAGGAGAGAGACCTTATAAatgcagccactgtggaaaagCCTTCTCTACTAAGGAACAAGTCCAAGAGCATGAGAGAAtccatacaggagagaaaccctttgTGTGCACTGAATGTGGAAAAGCCTTCAGTAGCAGGTCATCTTTTCGTAAACACCAGTTAATTCACACTAAAGAGAAACCTTTTGTCTCTCAGAAATGTGAGACAGGCCTCCAGGAGTCTACTTTGACACCCCATCAGCAACTTCATATTGGTGAGAAGCCTTACAAGTGCCCTGACTGTGGGAAGTTGTTTAATTATCCATCCCAATTGAAGTCACATTATCAAATCCACACAGGAGAGAAGCCTTGTAAATGTCCTGACTGTGGGAAATCATTTAGTAAAACATCTCAACTGAAGGCACATTCTCGAATACACACAGGGGAGAGACcgtatgtgtgttctgtgtgtgggaaagccttcaaaCAGTTGTCAACATTGAGTAGACATGAAAAAATTCACATGGTGGAAAAGCCTTACAAATGTAATTTCTGTGGGAAGTCATTTTGTTCTCCATCTGAGCTAAAGGTGCATCTTCTAATTCACACGGGGGAGAGACCTTACAAATGCAACAGCTGTTGGAAAGCCTTTTGTACTAAGGTTCAACTCCAAGAGCATGAGCGAATTCACACAGGGGAGAGACCTTACGTGTGCACTCATTGTGGGAAAGCCTTTAGAAGCAGGTCAGTTTTCTCTAAACATAAGTTGATTCACAGGAAGGTAACACCTTTTATCTGTGAGAGATGTGGGAAAGTGTTCTTACAGAAGTCAGAGTTGACATCTCATCTACAAACTCacattgaagacaagccttaa
- the Zfp715 gene encoding zinc finger protein 260 isoform X4, protein MASEVTRDGSWCSLLQELWQGADITKKGQQNQILPFPPVSFLKKTLSKNSGHDYQKPGETIPLRSYLISTQEGLPQYCSLPKSLDLNLGANGPNERDRLIDIVASSQLLMPGSCNADRVVPHGGESYRSTGNGDVLSHKQPLIYGNHFQEKADQGSQCQEVLYAISLHKPEITLTVDRPIASYSGGKVFLYVSDSLSHPFQLKVDHLVHTGGDPYKCSSCEESFCTEAALQQHEQIHTEEKPYVCTLCGKAFSDGSAFYEHELIHKNHTPFICDICGKAFLRKSELTSHKQSHSGEKPYKCNDCGKSFKFPSQLKVHRQIHTGEKPYECRECGKSFSKTAKLKVHQRIHTGEKPYVCSQCGKAFNQKSILDRHEKLHPGEKPYKCSDCGKSFNYPSQLKVHCHSHTGEKPYKCHECGKSFNFPCELKVHYQNHTGEKPYKCRECWKLFSKMSQLKAHYRVHTGERPYKCSHCGKAFSTKEQVQEHERIHTGEKPFVCTECGKAFSSRSSFRKHQLIHTKEKPFVSQKCETGLQESTLTPHQQLHIGEKPYKCPDCGKLFNYPSQLKSHYQIHTGEKPCKCPDCGKSFSKTSQLKAHSRIHTGERPYVCSVCGKAFKQLSTLSRHEKIHMVEKPYKCNFCGKSFCSPSELKVHLLIHTGERPYKCNSCWKAFCTKVQLQEHERIHTGERPYVCTHCGKAFRSRSVFSKHKLIHRKVTPFICERCGKVFLQKSELTSHLQTHIEDKP, encoded by the coding sequence ATGGCAAGTGAAGTCACAAGAGATGGCTCATGGTGTTCCCTTTTACAAGAACTATGGCAGGGTGCTGACATTACAAAGAAAGGTCAACAAAACCAGATTCTACCtttccctcctgtttctttcctcaAGAAAACTCTGAGCAAAAATAGTGGTCATGACTATCAAAAGCCTGGGGAAACCATCCCTTTGAGATCCTACCTTATTTCAACACAAGAGGGTCTTCCACAATATTGCTCACTTCCAAAAAGTTTGGACCTAAACCTAGGAGCAAATGGTCCGAATGAAAGGGATCGGCTCATTGACATTGTTGCATCAAGTCAGCTTCTTATGCCAGGCTCTTGTAATGCTGACCGTGTGGTTCCTCATGGAGGAGAGTCATACAGAAGTACTGGGAATGGAGACGTTCTCAGCCACAAACAACCACTGATCTATGGGAACCATTTTCAGGAGAAAGCAGATCAAGGTTCTCAGTGTCAGGAGGTACTCTATGCCATATCTTTGCATAAACCTGAGATCACTCTCACTGTGGACAGACCGATTGCTTCCTACAGTGGTGGGAAGGTTTTCCTTTATGTGTCGGATTCATTGAGCCATCCATTCCAGCTGAAGGTGGACCATCTAGTTCACACTGGAGGGGACCCTTACAAGTGCAGCAGCTGTGAGGAATCCTTTTGCACTGAGGCTGCACTCCAACAGCACGAGCAAATTCACACAGAAGAGAAACCATATGTGTGTACTCTGTGTGGGAAAGCATTTAGTGATGGGTCAGCTTTCTATGAACATGAATTGATTCACAAGAATCACACACCTTTTATCTGTGACATTTGTGGGAAGGCCTTCTTACGTAAATCAGAGTTGACATCCCATAAACAAAGTCACAgcggagagaaaccttacaaatgcaatGACTGTGGGAAGTCATTTAAATTTCCATCCCAGCTGAAGGTACATCGTCAAATTCATACGGGTGAGAAGCCTTATGAATGCCGTGAGTGTGGAAAGTCATTCAGTAAAACAGCCAAACTCAAGGTGCATCAGCGAATTCACACAGGGGAGAAGCCTTATGTGTGTTCTCAATGCGGAAAGGCCTTCAATCAGAAGTCAATACTAGACCGGCATGAAAAGCTTCACCCTGGGGAGAAGCCTTACAAATGCAGTGACTGTGGGAAGTCATTTAATTATCCATCCCAACTGAAGGTGCACTGCCATAGTCATACAGGGGAGAAGCCTTATAAATGCCATGAGTGTGGGAAGTCATTTAATTTCCCATGTGAACTCAAGGTGCATTATCAGAATCACACGGGAGAGAAGCCTTACAAATGCCGTGAATGTTGGAAACTGTTCAGCAAAATGTCCCAACTGAAGGCACATTATCGAGTTCACACAGGAGAGAGACCTTATAAatgcagccactgtggaaaagCCTTCTCTACTAAGGAACAAGTCCAAGAGCATGAGAGAAtccatacaggagagaaaccctttgTGTGCACTGAATGTGGAAAAGCCTTCAGTAGCAGGTCATCTTTTCGTAAACACCAGTTAATTCACACTAAAGAGAAACCTTTTGTCTCTCAGAAATGTGAGACAGGCCTCCAGGAGTCTACTTTGACACCCCATCAGCAACTTCATATTGGTGAGAAGCCTTACAAGTGCCCTGACTGTGGGAAGTTGTTTAATTATCCATCCCAATTGAAGTCACATTATCAAATCCACACAGGAGAGAAGCCTTGTAAATGTCCTGACTGTGGGAAATCATTTAGTAAAACATCTCAACTGAAGGCACATTCTCGAATACACACAGGGGAGAGACcgtatgtgtgttctgtgtgtgggaaagccttcaaaCAGTTGTCAACATTGAGTAGACATGAAAAAATTCACATGGTGGAAAAGCCTTACAAATGTAATTTCTGTGGGAAGTCATTTTGTTCTCCATCTGAGCTAAAGGTGCATCTTCTAATTCACACGGGGGAGAGACCTTACAAATGCAACAGCTGTTGGAAAGCCTTTTGTACTAAGGTTCAACTCCAAGAGCATGAGCGAATTCACACAGGGGAGAGACCTTACGTGTGCACTCATTGTGGGAAAGCCTTTAGAAGCAGGTCAGTTTTCTCTAAACATAAGTTGATTCACAGGAAGGTAACACCTTTTATCTGTGAGAGATGTGGGAAAGTGTTCTTACAGAAGTCAGAGTTGACATCTCATCTACAAACTCacattgaagacaagccttaa
- the Zfp715 gene encoding zinc finger protein ZFP2 isoform X2, which produces MQRWMSFEDVTVNFSQEEWQQLDSAQRLLYQEVMLEIYSHLLSVGYSIPSPGVIFRLEKGKEAQAGKAEFPGQGCQEKSGTGTSPQKVSEKASVHSNMASEVTRDGSWCSLLQELWQGADITKKGQQNQILPFPPVSFLKKTLSKNSGHDYQKPGETIPLRSYLISTQEGLPQYCSLPKSLDLNLGANGPNERDRLIDIVASSQLLMPGSCNADRVVPHGGESYRSTGNGDVLSHKQPLIYGNHFQEKADQGSQCQEVLYAISLHKPEITLTVDRPIASYSGGKVFLYVSDSLSHPFQLKVDHLVHTGGDPYKCSSCEESFCTEAALQQHEQIHTEEKPYVCTLCGKAFSDGSAFYEHELIHKNHTPFICDICGKAFLRKSELTSHKQSHSGEKPYKCNDCGKSFKFPSQLKVHRQIHTGEKPYECRECGKSFSKTAKLKVHQRIHTGEKPYVCSQCGKAFNQKSILDRHEKLHPGEKPYKCSDCGKSFNYPSQLKVHCHSHTGEKPYKCHECGKSFNFPCELKVHYQNHTGEKPYKCRECWKLFSKMSQLKAHYRVHTGERPYKCSHCGKAFSTKEQVQEHERIHTGEKPFVCTECGKAFSSRSSFRKHQLIHTKEKPFVSQKCETGLQESTLTPHQQLHIGEKPYKCPDCGKLFNYPSQLKSHYQIHTGEKPCKCPDCGKSFSKTSQLKAHSRIHTGERPYVCSVCGKAFKQLSTLSRHEKIHMVEKPYKCNFCGKSFCSPSELKVHLLIHTGERPYKCNSCWKAFCTKVQLQEHERIHTGERPYVCTHCGKAFRSRSVFSKHKLIHRKVTPFICERCGKVFLQKSELTSHLQTHIEDKP; this is translated from the exons ATGCAG AGGTGGATGTCTTTTGAGGATGTGACTGTGAACTTCAGCCAGGAGGAGTGGCAACAGTTGGATTCTGCTCAGAGACTCCTGTACCAGGAGGTGATGCTGGAGATCTACAGCCACCTCTTGTCAGTGG GGTACTCCATTCCCAGCCCCGGAGTCATCTTTAGGctggaaaagggaaaggaggCCCAGGCAGGAAAGGCTGAATTCCCAGGCCAGGGATGTCAAG AAAAATCAGGAACTGGTACCTCGCCACAGAAAGTGTCTGAGAAAGCTTCCGTTCATAGCAATATGGCAAGTGAAGTCACAAGAGATGGCTCATGGTGTTCCCTTTTACAAGAACTATGGCAGGGTGCTGACATTACAAAGAAAGGTCAACAAAACCAGATTCTACCtttccctcctgtttctttcctcaAGAAAACTCTGAGCAAAAATAGTGGTCATGACTATCAAAAGCCTGGGGAAACCATCCCTTTGAGATCCTACCTTATTTCAACACAAGAGGGTCTTCCACAATATTGCTCACTTCCAAAAAGTTTGGACCTAAACCTAGGAGCAAATGGTCCGAATGAAAGGGATCGGCTCATTGACATTGTTGCATCAAGTCAGCTTCTTATGCCAGGCTCTTGTAATGCTGACCGTGTGGTTCCTCATGGAGGAGAGTCATACAGAAGTACTGGGAATGGAGACGTTCTCAGCCACAAACAACCACTGATCTATGGGAACCATTTTCAGGAGAAAGCAGATCAAGGTTCTCAGTGTCAGGAGGTACTCTATGCCATATCTTTGCATAAACCTGAGATCACTCTCACTGTGGACAGACCGATTGCTTCCTACAGTGGTGGGAAGGTTTTCCTTTATGTGTCGGATTCATTGAGCCATCCATTCCAGCTGAAGGTGGACCATCTAGTTCACACTGGAGGGGACCCTTACAAGTGCAGCAGCTGTGAGGAATCCTTTTGCACTGAGGCTGCACTCCAACAGCACGAGCAAATTCACACAGAAGAGAAACCATATGTGTGTACTCTGTGTGGGAAAGCATTTAGTGATGGGTCAGCTTTCTATGAACATGAATTGATTCACAAGAATCACACACCTTTTATCTGTGACATTTGTGGGAAGGCCTTCTTACGTAAATCAGAGTTGACATCCCATAAACAAAGTCACAgcggagagaaaccttacaaatgcaatGACTGTGGGAAGTCATTTAAATTTCCATCCCAGCTGAAGGTACATCGTCAAATTCATACGGGTGAGAAGCCTTATGAATGCCGTGAGTGTGGAAAGTCATTCAGTAAAACAGCCAAACTCAAGGTGCATCAGCGAATTCACACAGGGGAGAAGCCTTATGTGTGTTCTCAATGCGGAAAGGCCTTCAATCAGAAGTCAATACTAGACCGGCATGAAAAGCTTCACCCTGGGGAGAAGCCTTACAAATGCAGTGACTGTGGGAAGTCATTTAATTATCCATCCCAACTGAAGGTGCACTGCCATAGTCATACAGGGGAGAAGCCTTATAAATGCCATGAGTGTGGGAAGTCATTTAATTTCCCATGTGAACTCAAGGTGCATTATCAGAATCACACGGGAGAGAAGCCTTACAAATGCCGTGAATGTTGGAAACTGTTCAGCAAAATGTCCCAACTGAAGGCACATTATCGAGTTCACACAGGAGAGAGACCTTATAAatgcagccactgtggaaaagCCTTCTCTACTAAGGAACAAGTCCAAGAGCATGAGAGAAtccatacaggagagaaaccctttgTGTGCACTGAATGTGGAAAAGCCTTCAGTAGCAGGTCATCTTTTCGTAAACACCAGTTAATTCACACTAAAGAGAAACCTTTTGTCTCTCAGAAATGTGAGACAGGCCTCCAGGAGTCTACTTTGACACCCCATCAGCAACTTCATATTGGTGAGAAGCCTTACAAGTGCCCTGACTGTGGGAAGTTGTTTAATTATCCATCCCAATTGAAGTCACATTATCAAATCCACACAGGAGAGAAGCCTTGTAAATGTCCTGACTGTGGGAAATCATTTAGTAAAACATCTCAACTGAAGGCACATTCTCGAATACACACAGGGGAGAGACcgtatgtgtgttctgtgtgtgggaaagccttcaaaCAGTTGTCAACATTGAGTAGACATGAAAAAATTCACATGGTGGAAAAGCCTTACAAATGTAATTTCTGTGGGAAGTCATTTTGTTCTCCATCTGAGCTAAAGGTGCATCTTCTAATTCACACGGGGGAGAGACCTTACAAATGCAACAGCTGTTGGAAAGCCTTTTGTACTAAGGTTCAACTCCAAGAGCATGAGCGAATTCACACAGGGGAGAGACCTTACGTGTGCACTCATTGTGGGAAAGCCTTTAGAAGCAGGTCAGTTTTCTCTAAACATAAGTTGATTCACAGGAAGGTAACACCTTTTATCTGTGAGAGATGTGGGAAAGTGTTCTTACAGAAGTCAGAGTTGACATCTCATCTACAAACTCacattgaagacaagccttaa